One window from the genome of Streptomyces sp. NBC_00708 encodes:
- a CDS encoding carbohydrate ABC transporter permease, with protein MSRARTARLRRLPLNAAATLTVLVCLFPVYWMISTAFKPSRDIQSTDPQLFPHTWTLDHFRTAVQADGFGMFWRNSLLVTASSILLALVVALASAYAVARLRWKGRRQFMLMVFIAQMAPWESLIIPVYIISRDTDMLDRLPTLTLVYFMVTLPFSVIVLRGFIGTIPPELEEAAQVDGCTRTSAFRKVALPLLAPGLMATSLFGFITAWNEFAYANFLIIKHQDSRTLPVWLSSFQNTFGTDWGATMAASTLFALPALVVFLLLQRHVTSGFAAGAVKG; from the coding sequence ATGAGCCGTGCCCGTACCGCGCGTCTGCGGCGGCTGCCGCTGAACGCCGCCGCCACGCTGACCGTCCTGGTCTGTCTGTTCCCCGTGTACTGGATGATCTCGACCGCGTTCAAGCCGTCCAGGGACATCCAGTCGACCGACCCGCAGCTCTTCCCGCACACCTGGACCCTCGACCACTTCCGTACCGCCGTGCAGGCCGACGGCTTCGGGATGTTCTGGCGCAACAGCCTTCTGGTGACGGCAAGTTCGATCCTGCTGGCCCTGGTGGTCGCGCTGGCTTCGGCGTACGCGGTGGCCAGGCTGCGCTGGAAGGGGCGGCGGCAGTTCATGCTCATGGTGTTCATCGCGCAGATGGCGCCCTGGGAGTCGCTGATCATCCCGGTCTACATCATCTCCCGCGACACGGACATGCTGGACCGGCTGCCCACGCTGACCCTCGTCTACTTCATGGTGACGCTGCCGTTCTCGGTGATCGTGCTGCGCGGCTTCATCGGGACGATCCCGCCGGAGCTGGAGGAGGCGGCGCAGGTCGACGGCTGCACCAGGACCAGCGCCTTCCGGAAGGTGGCGCTGCCGCTGCTCGCGCCGGGTCTGATGGCCACCTCGCTGTTCGGCTTCATCACCGCCTGGAACGAGTTCGCGTACGCCAACTTCCTGATCATCAAGCACCAGGACAGCCGCACCCTGCCGGTCTGGCTGTCCTCGTTCCAGAACACCTTCGGCACCGACTGGGGCGCCACGATGGCAGCCTCCACCCTGTTCGCCCTGCCCGCGCTGGTGGTCTTCCTGCTGCTCCAGCGCCATGTCACCTCCGGCTTCGCCGCCGGCGCCGTCAAGGGTTAG
- a CDS encoding sugar ABC transporter permease: protein MSVIRERTAPPSPKRRAVPGTSGPPPRRRRSGEPRGLWPYALIAPAVGGMLYLLVYPLLRAVLISLQDFRLRQLITGDAEFVGLRNYRTLLTDPRFWEVVRRTFLFMAVNVVLIMAIATLVALMTERLGKIARTVVLSSLVLAWAMPVIAATTVFQWLFHSEFGIVNHLLTGAGFSSFDRYPWFAHGTAAFSILVLLVVWQSVPFAAITLYSALTTVPAELYESARLDGASAARIFRSVTLPVLRPIFLLVFSLEVIWTFKAFVQIWVMTRGGPGDATTILPVYAVQTALAGQRYDLGSAASMVTVVLMSGVLVLYFRQMLRQEDEIR, encoded by the coding sequence GTGTCGGTCATCCGGGAACGGACCGCACCCCCCAGTCCCAAGCGCCGGGCCGTTCCCGGCACGTCCGGGCCGCCGCCCCGCCGGCGGCGGTCCGGGGAACCGCGCGGCCTGTGGCCGTACGCCCTGATCGCCCCGGCGGTCGGCGGCATGCTCTACCTGCTGGTCTATCCGCTGCTGCGGGCGGTCCTGATCTCGCTCCAGGACTTCCGGCTGCGGCAGCTGATCACGGGGGACGCGGAGTTCGTCGGGCTGCGCAACTACCGCACACTGCTGACCGATCCGCGGTTCTGGGAGGTGGTCCGGCGCACCTTCCTGTTCATGGCCGTCAACGTGGTCCTGATCATGGCGATCGCGACGCTGGTCGCCCTGATGACCGAGCGCCTGGGCAAGATCGCCCGGACGGTGGTGCTCAGTTCGCTGGTGCTGGCCTGGGCCATGCCGGTGATCGCGGCCACCACGGTCTTCCAGTGGCTGTTCCACTCCGAGTTCGGCATCGTCAACCATCTGCTGACCGGTGCGGGCTTCTCCTCGTTCGACCGCTATCCGTGGTTCGCGCACGGCACCGCCGCCTTCTCCATCCTGGTGCTGCTGGTCGTGTGGCAGTCGGTGCCGTTCGCGGCGATCACGCTCTACTCCGCGCTGACCACGGTCCCGGCCGAGCTGTACGAGTCGGCGCGGCTGGACGGGGCGAGCGCGGCCCGGATCTTCCGCTCGGTCACCCTTCCGGTGCTGCGCCCGATCTTCCTGCTGGTGTTCTCGCTGGAGGTGATCTGGACGTTCAAGGCGTTCGTCCAGATCTGGGTGATGACCCGGGGCGGCCCGGGCGACGCGACGACGATCCTGCCCGTGTACGCGGTGCAGACCGCGCTCGCCGGCCAGCGTTACGACCTGGGCTCGGCCGCCTCGATGGTCACCGTGGTCCTGATGTCCGGGGTGCTCGTCCTCTACTTCCGCCAGATGCTCCGCCAGGAGGACGAGATCCGATGA
- a CDS encoding extracellular solute-binding protein, with product MKYRLLAGGSVLVLAAVLSACGSSDDSSDASGDGRTSIDVWLMRDSVSAQFQKEFVQGFEKAHPDIRARVQIQEWDGIGEKITAALASNDAPDVIESGNTQVAQFAGSGGLLDLSDKVDELNGKDWLKGLAEPGAYEGKQYGIPYYAANRVVIYRTDLFEKAGIDAKTIKTRDQWIAATEKLNKGGNQGIYLPGQTWYALAGFVWDEGGDLATQSGEKWKGALDTPEALRGMEFYGKLQALGKGPKDADEADPPQADVMAQGKVAQVISTPGGANVVIEKNPDLKGKLGFFPIPGKTADTPGAVFTGGSDLVIPTASGKQDAALTFIKELTGDAWQKKLAVAMSYVPNRTTLASAVAGDPGAAAMAVGAANGHATPNTPSWAAVEAENPIKDYMTAVLTGGDPAKEAAKASADITRAMNSGS from the coding sequence GTGAAGTACCGCTTGCTTGCCGGTGGGTCCGTGCTCGTGCTGGCCGCCGTCCTCAGCGCCTGTGGCTCGTCCGACGACTCGTCCGACGCGTCCGGTGACGGCCGGACGAGCATCGACGTCTGGCTGATGCGCGACAGCGTCTCGGCGCAGTTCCAGAAGGAGTTCGTCCAGGGCTTCGAGAAGGCGCACCCCGACATCCGGGCCCGGGTCCAGATCCAGGAGTGGGACGGCATCGGCGAGAAGATCACCGCCGCCCTCGCCAGCAACGACGCCCCGGACGTCATCGAGAGCGGCAACACGCAGGTCGCCCAGTTCGCCGGGAGCGGCGGACTGCTCGACCTCAGCGACAAGGTGGACGAGCTGAACGGCAAGGACTGGCTCAAGGGCCTCGCCGAGCCGGGCGCGTACGAGGGCAAGCAGTACGGCATCCCGTACTACGCGGCCAACCGCGTGGTCATCTACCGCACCGACCTCTTCGAGAAGGCCGGCATCGACGCGAAGACCATCAAGACCCGCGACCAGTGGATCGCCGCCACCGAGAAGCTCAACAAGGGCGGCAACCAGGGCATCTACCTGCCGGGCCAGACCTGGTACGCCCTGGCCGGCTTCGTCTGGGACGAGGGCGGCGACCTCGCGACCCAGTCCGGGGAGAAGTGGAAGGGCGCCCTGGACACCCCGGAGGCGCTGCGCGGGATGGAGTTCTACGGGAAGCTCCAGGCACTCGGCAAGGGCCCCAAGGACGCCGACGAGGCCGACCCGCCGCAGGCCGATGTGATGGCCCAGGGCAAGGTCGCCCAGGTCATCTCCACCCCGGGCGGCGCCAACGTCGTCATCGAGAAGAACCCGGACCTCAAGGGGAAGCTGGGCTTCTTCCCGATCCCCGGCAAGACGGCCGACACCCCGGGAGCCGTCTTCACCGGCGGCTCGGACCTGGTGATCCCCACCGCGTCCGGCAAGCAGGACGCCGCGCTCACCTTCATCAAGGAACTCACCGGTGACGCCTGGCAGAAGAAGCTCGCCGTCGCCATGAGCTACGTGCCGAACCGGACCACCCTCGCCTCCGCGGTGGCCGGCGACCCGGGCGCGGCCGCGATGGCGGTCGGCGCCGCCAACGGTCACGCCACGCCCAACACCCCGAGCTGGGCGGCGGTCGAGGCGGAGAACCCGATCAAGGACTACATGACCGCCGTCCTCACCGGCGGCGACCCGGCGAAGGAGGCCGCCAAGGCGTCCGCCGACATCACCCGGGCCATGAACTCCGGTTCCTGA
- a CDS encoding GntR family transcriptional regulator, protein MDADASGTVLKRERARDAILEMIESRRPGDAIPSERSLCATLGVSRPTLRAAVDELVATGLLVREHGRGMFVAPEKITQELISADLALSVPQAAGAWSSRLLEFTTLQAGARVGRKLRMSPAADIVYVARLRLVDGAPMAIEHLHIRAELVPGLSAEELESGDLYEHLRERHDVHVHEAVQAIEPTVVTRAEARLLDVPELSPALLFERLTSDTTGRPVEYVHSLYRGDRYRIVSRLALGPAAAVEPVEGAHHPGIPPGDFAQREPITSSTRGDIQSGD, encoded by the coding sequence ATGGACGCCGACGCATCGGGGACGGTGCTCAAACGGGAGCGGGCCCGTGACGCCATCCTGGAAATGATCGAGTCCCGGCGCCCCGGTGACGCCATCCCCTCGGAGCGGTCCCTGTGCGCCACGCTCGGCGTCTCCCGGCCCACCCTGCGCGCCGCGGTGGACGAGCTGGTCGCGACGGGCCTCCTCGTGCGCGAGCACGGCCGGGGCATGTTCGTCGCGCCCGAGAAGATCACCCAGGAGCTGATATCGGCCGACCTCGCCCTGTCGGTCCCGCAGGCGGCCGGGGCCTGGTCGAGCCGGCTGCTCGAGTTCACCACGCTCCAGGCCGGCGCCCGGGTCGGCCGCAAGCTGCGCATGTCACCGGCCGCCGACATCGTGTACGTCGCCCGGCTGCGGCTGGTCGACGGCGCGCCCATGGCCATCGAGCACCTGCACATCCGGGCGGAACTCGTACCCGGCCTGTCCGCCGAGGAACTGGAGAGCGGCGACCTGTACGAGCACCTGCGCGAGCGCCACGACGTGCACGTCCACGAGGCGGTCCAGGCGATCGAGCCGACCGTGGTGACCCGCGCCGAGGCCCGTCTCCTGGACGTGCCCGAACTCTCCCCGGCCCTGCTCTTCGAGCGGCTGACCTCGGACACCACGGGCCGCCCCGTCGAGTACGTGCACTCGCTCTACCGGGGCGACCGCTACCGCATCGTCTCCCGGCTGGCCCTGGGCCCGGCGGCCGCTGTCGAGCCGGTCGAGGGCGCCCACCATCCGGGCATCCCGCCGGGCGACTTCGCGCAGCGCGAGCCGATCACGTCCTCGACGCGCGGGGACATCCAGTCGGGGGACTGA
- a CDS encoding lactonase family protein, with the protein MTSPTSRRTLLGALLAGGALAAAPSLPRSAHHPAPRHPHHPPHPAHPATRSTRTLYLGTYTSTSPGGTGIGVAAYDPAAGSITDRTVVTGVENPSYLALHPTGSTLYAVDEQQNGGVTAVALADDGTFRVLGTRSTGGAGPCHLSVHPGGRWLFSANYTSGSVAVHPLAEDGSVGERTDLVAHSSPAPGPGQDGPHAHQIITAPDGGHVLAVDLGNDTVYTYRLDETAGTLEQLSYAALRPGAGPRHLTFHPDGRHAYLACELDNTAVVCGYDPATGTLTPGDPQSTGTGSGTSYPAQFLVTADGRFAYLANRGHNSITRYAIEDGGAALRLLDTVSVGGDFPRHTAFSPDGTLLLAANQKSGTVTTFRVDTSSGALTPVGTPYAAPAAVCVLPV; encoded by the coding sequence ATGACGTCCCCCACCAGCCGCCGCACCCTGCTCGGAGCCCTCCTGGCGGGCGGCGCCCTCGCCGCCGCCCCCAGCCTGCCGCGCTCCGCGCACCACCCCGCGCCCCGCCACCCCCACCACCCGCCGCACCCCGCCCACCCCGCGACCCGGAGCACCCGCACTCTCTACCTCGGTACCTACACCTCGACCAGCCCCGGCGGCACCGGCATAGGTGTCGCCGCGTACGACCCGGCGGCCGGGAGCATCACCGACCGCACCGTCGTCACCGGCGTCGAGAACCCCTCGTACCTCGCCCTCCACCCCACGGGCAGCACGCTCTACGCGGTCGACGAGCAGCAGAACGGCGGCGTCACCGCGGTCGCCCTCGCCGACGACGGCACCTTCCGGGTCCTGGGCACCCGGTCCACCGGCGGCGCCGGCCCCTGTCACCTCTCGGTCCACCCGGGCGGGCGGTGGCTGTTCAGCGCCAACTACACCTCCGGCAGCGTCGCCGTGCACCCGCTGGCCGAGGACGGATCGGTGGGGGAGCGGACCGACCTGGTGGCCCATAGCTCACCCGCCCCCGGACCGGGCCAGGACGGCCCGCACGCGCACCAGATCATCACCGCCCCCGACGGCGGCCACGTACTCGCCGTGGACCTGGGCAACGACACGGTCTACACGTACCGGCTGGACGAGACGGCCGGCACCCTGGAACAGCTCTCGTACGCCGCGCTGCGGCCGGGCGCCGGGCCCCGCCACCTCACCTTCCACCCCGACGGCCGCCACGCGTACCTCGCCTGCGAGCTGGACAACACGGCCGTCGTCTGCGGCTACGACCCCGCCACCGGCACGCTCACCCCGGGCGACCCGCAGTCCACCGGCACGGGCTCCGGCACCAGCTACCCCGCCCAGTTCCTGGTCACGGCGGACGGCCGGTTCGCCTACCTCGCCAACCGGGGGCACAACAGCATCACCCGGTACGCGATCGAGGACGGCGGGGCCGCGCTGCGCCTGCTCGACACCGTGTCGGTCGGCGGCGACTTCCCCCGGCACACCGCCTTCTCGCCGGACGGCACCCTGCTCCTCGCCGCCAACCAGAAGTCCGGCACGGTCACCACCTTCCGGGTGGACACCTCCTCCGGCGCGCTGACCCCGGTCGGCACCCCGTACGCGGCTCCGGCGGCCGTCTGCGTGCTGCCGGTGTAG
- a CDS encoding helix-turn-helix domain-containing protein, producing the protein MTGPVDHPLVTAVKPLADAMGAELLGPGDAHPDDVVLAWEGEDVVAVRLPQLSESLDHILAAMERRHGMPLAELDRKAKQEAVRLLEARGAFSVRHGVETVAGALGVSRFTVYNYLNRENGAKSG; encoded by the coding sequence GTGACCGGACCGGTGGACCACCCCCTCGTCACCGCCGTGAAGCCGCTCGCCGACGCCATGGGCGCCGAGCTGCTCGGGCCGGGGGACGCGCACCCCGACGACGTGGTGCTGGCCTGGGAGGGCGAGGACGTCGTGGCGGTCCGGCTGCCCCAGCTCTCGGAGTCGCTGGACCACATCCTGGCGGCCATGGAGCGCCGGCACGGCATGCCGCTGGCCGAGCTGGACCGCAAGGCCAAGCAGGAGGCCGTCCGGCTTCTGGAGGCACGCGGTGCCTTCTCCGTACGACACGGGGTGGAGACCGTGGCGGGGGCCCTGGGAGTCTCCCGGTTCACCGTGTACAACTACCTGAACAGGGAAAACGGCGCGAAGAGCGGGTAG
- the uraD gene encoding 2-oxo-4-hydroxy-4-carboxy-5-ureidoimidazoline decarboxylase, with the protein MTSSSTPGLARFNTQADAEAAAALHEVCASAAWGRAILSHRPYATTEALLSASDTATAALGAEDLAEAMAGHPPIGRPKPGDPTSSREQRGMAGASEELKAEMLELNLAYQERFGHVFLICATGATGEQMRDAVKSRIGNSPEQERGIVRTELGKINRIRLTRLVTEDA; encoded by the coding sequence GTGACTTCGAGCTCCACGCCGGGCCTCGCCCGGTTCAACACCCAGGCGGACGCCGAGGCGGCCGCCGCACTGCACGAGGTGTGTGCCAGTGCGGCATGGGGAAGAGCGATCCTCTCCCACCGCCCGTACGCCACCACCGAAGCCCTGCTCTCCGCGAGCGACACCGCCACGGCGGCACTCGGCGCGGAGGACCTGGCCGAGGCCATGGCCGGTCACCCGCCGATCGGCCGCCCGAAGCCCGGAGACCCGACCTCCTCCCGTGAACAGCGGGGGATGGCCGGGGCCTCCGAGGAGCTCAAGGCCGAGATGCTCGAACTCAACCTGGCCTACCAGGAGCGGTTCGGACATGTCTTCCTGATCTGCGCCACCGGGGCCACCGGTGAGCAGATGCGCGACGCGGTGAAGTCCCGGATCGGGAACTCGCCCGAGCAGGAGCGGGGGATCGTGCGCACCGAACTGGGCAAGATCAACCGCATCCGTCTCACCCGCCTCGTCACGGAAGACGCCTAA
- the uraH gene encoding hydroxyisourate hydrolase, with product MSTFATASVSTHILDTSIGRPAADVAVSLAARSGSDADWVTLGGSATDADGRCKDLPALPEGTTHVRLDFETEPYFTAKKQAEAQQDAPRVRDSGAFFPEVAITFAVTPGEHYHVPLLLNPFGYSVYRGS from the coding sequence TTGAGCACCTTCGCCACCGCATCGGTGTCCACCCACATCCTGGACACCAGCATCGGCCGCCCCGCCGCGGACGTCGCCGTCTCGCTCGCCGCCCGCTCGGGCAGCGACGCGGACTGGGTGACACTCGGCGGCTCCGCGACCGATGCGGACGGGCGCTGCAAGGACCTGCCGGCCCTGCCGGAAGGCACCACCCACGTACGGCTCGACTTCGAGACCGAGCCGTACTTCACCGCCAAGAAGCAAGCCGAGGCGCAGCAGGACGCCCCCCGCGTAAGGGACAGCGGCGCGTTCTTCCCCGAGGTGGCGATCACTTTCGCCGTCACCCCGGGCGAGCACTATCACGTACCGCTGCTGCTCAACCCGTTCGGCTACTCCGTATACCGAGGGAGCTAG
- the pucL gene encoding urate oxidase encodes MPTILGQNQYGKAENRVVKITRDGDTHHIKDLNVSVALSGEMDDVHYSGSNAHVLPTDTTKNTVFAFAKEHGIESAEQFGIHLARHFVTSQEPIKTARIRIEEYAWERIATSDANSRFIGSDEVKHSFVRKNQEIRTAQITYDGEKWQVISGLKDLTVMNSTNSEFWGYVKDKYTTLKEAYDRILATDVSARWRYNWTSDEQRMPNWEKSYEQARKHMLHAFAETYSLSLQQTLYQMGSRIINNRSEIDEIRFSLPNNHHFLVDLEPFGLKNDNEVYFAADRPYGLIEGTVLRDGVEPQIPVDMTNL; translated from the coding sequence ATGCCCACGATTCTCGGCCAGAACCAGTACGGCAAAGCAGAGAACCGCGTCGTCAAGATCACGCGGGACGGCGACACCCACCACATCAAGGACCTGAACGTCTCGGTCGCCCTCTCCGGCGAGATGGACGACGTCCACTACTCCGGCTCCAACGCGCACGTCCTGCCCACGGACACCACCAAGAACACGGTGTTCGCGTTCGCCAAGGAGCACGGGATCGAGTCCGCCGAGCAGTTCGGCATCCACCTCGCCCGTCACTTCGTGACCTCGCAGGAGCCGATCAAGACGGCGCGCATCCGCATCGAGGAGTACGCCTGGGAGCGCATCGCCACCTCCGACGCGAACTCCCGCTTCATCGGGTCCGACGAGGTCAAGCACTCCTTCGTCCGCAAGAACCAGGAGATCCGCACCGCCCAGATCACCTACGACGGTGAGAAGTGGCAGGTCATCTCCGGGCTCAAGGACCTGACCGTGATGAACTCGACCAACTCCGAGTTCTGGGGCTACGTCAAGGACAAGTACACGACGCTCAAGGAGGCGTACGACCGCATCCTCGCGACCGACGTCTCCGCCCGCTGGCGCTACAACTGGACCAGCGACGAGCAGCGCATGCCGAACTGGGAGAAGTCCTACGAGCAGGCGCGCAAGCACATGCTCCACGCCTTCGCCGAGACCTACTCGCTCTCGCTCCAGCAGACCCTGTACCAGATGGGTTCGCGCATCATCAACAACCGCAGCGAGATCGACGAGATCCGCTTCTCGCTGCCGAACAACCACCACTTCCTCGTCGACCTGGAGCCGTTCGGCCTCAAGAACGACAACGAGGTGTACTTCGCGGCCGACCGTCCGTACGGGCTCATCGAGGGCACCGTGCTCCGGGACGGCGTCGAGCCGCAGATCCCGGTCGACATGACCAACCTCTGA
- a CDS encoding purine permease, which translates to MAQPASGAAEAEGPCSTPPERAVHPVDEKLTPSRLLPAALQHIAAMYAGVVTPPLIIGQAVGLDAAGMTRLIAASLLIAGCATLLQTLGIRGLAGNRLPFVNAASSAGIAPMLAIAETNAPGHQLPAIYGAVLVAGVFCLAVGPFFGRLLRFFPPLVTGVVITLIGVTLMPVPVSWAQGGDKTAADFGDMKYLALAAFTLVVILLIQRFGRGFLRQVALLMGLLIGTLAAVPFGLADFSSLRDAPLAAVPTPFAVGAPEFQPAAILSLCIVMLVLMTESSAGMLAVGEICDRRTDGRTLTRGLRTDGLATLIGPVFGGFPTSAFAQNVGVVSLTRVRSRYVVAAAGAALLVLGLFPVLGAVVSLVPMPVLGGAGIVLFGSIAVSGIRTLSEAGLDDSSNIILVAVALGAGIVPLAAPGFYADFPSWAQTVLGSGISAGALVAVLLNLFFHHLGTHGRTAVALKSS; encoded by the coding sequence ATGGCACAGCCAGCATCCGGGGCCGCGGAAGCAGAAGGCCCCTGTTCCACCCCGCCGGAGCGTGCGGTGCATCCGGTGGACGAGAAACTCACCCCCTCGCGGCTCCTGCCGGCCGCGCTCCAGCACATCGCCGCCATGTACGCGGGTGTCGTCACCCCTCCGCTGATCATCGGACAGGCCGTCGGCCTCGACGCGGCGGGCATGACCCGGCTCATCGCGGCAAGCCTGCTCATCGCCGGCTGCGCCACCCTGCTCCAGACCCTCGGCATCCGCGGCCTCGCCGGAAACCGGCTGCCGTTCGTCAACGCCGCGTCCTCCGCCGGTATCGCCCCGATGCTCGCCATCGCGGAGACCAACGCGCCCGGACACCAACTCCCCGCGATCTACGGGGCGGTGCTCGTCGCCGGGGTGTTCTGCCTGGCCGTCGGGCCGTTCTTCGGCAGACTCCTGCGCTTCTTCCCGCCCCTGGTCACCGGGGTCGTCATCACCCTCATCGGGGTGACCCTGATGCCCGTACCGGTCTCCTGGGCGCAGGGCGGCGACAAGACGGCCGCCGACTTCGGTGACATGAAGTACCTCGCGCTCGCCGCGTTCACCCTGGTCGTCATCCTGCTGATCCAGCGCTTCGGTCGCGGATTCCTGCGCCAAGTCGCTCTGCTGATGGGCCTGTTGATCGGGACGCTGGCCGCCGTGCCCTTCGGGCTCGCGGACTTCTCCTCGCTGCGCGACGCCCCGCTCGCCGCCGTGCCCACGCCGTTCGCCGTCGGCGCGCCGGAGTTCCAGCCGGCCGCGATCCTCTCCCTGTGCATCGTGATGCTCGTCCTGATGACCGAGTCCTCCGCCGGGATGCTGGCCGTCGGTGAGATCTGCGACCGCCGCACCGACGGACGCACCCTCACCCGCGGCCTGCGCACCGACGGCCTCGCCACCCTCATCGGCCCCGTCTTCGGCGGCTTCCCCACCAGCGCCTTCGCGCAGAACGTGGGCGTCGTCTCGCTCACCAGGGTCCGCAGCCGCTACGTCGTCGCCGCGGCGGGCGCCGCCCTGCTGGTCCTCGGCCTCTTCCCGGTGCTCGGCGCGGTCGTCTCGCTCGTCCCGATGCCCGTGCTCGGCGGCGCCGGCATCGTCCTGTTCGGCTCGATCGCCGTCAGCGGCATCCGTACGCTCTCCGAGGCCGGACTCGACGACAGCTCCAACATCATCCTCGTCGCCGTGGCCCTCGGCGCGGGCATCGTGCCGCTCGCCGCGCCCGGCTTCTACGCGGACTTCCCGTCCTGGGCCCAGACCGTCCTGGGCTCCGGCATCAGCGCGGGAGCGCTCGTCGCGGTCCTGCTCAACCTGTTCTTCCACCATCTCGGCACCCACGGCCGCACCGCCGTGGCACTCAAATCCTCCTAG